A window from Hoeflea sp. IMCC20628 encodes these proteins:
- the accB gene encoding acetyl-CoA carboxylase biotin carboxyl carrier protein has protein sequence MATRKPSIDQDLIRDLANILNETDLTEIEIEQDDLRVRVSRAGSPQMIHAPIAQQQVPAPVAQAPAAPSAETVAAAAAKSANTVTAPMVGTVYMSPAPGSKAFVEIGQMVKEGQTILIIEAMKTMNQIPSPRSGKVVNIMVADGDPVEFAEPMIEIE, from the coding sequence ATGGCAACACGAAAACCGTCGATTGACCAGGATCTGATCCGGGATCTCGCAAATATCCTCAACGAGACCGATCTGACCGAGATCGAGATTGAACAGGATGACCTGCGTGTCAGGGTGAGCCGTGCGGGATCGCCTCAGATGATCCATGCGCCGATCGCGCAGCAGCAAGTGCCGGCACCGGTGGCGCAGGCCCCGGCCGCACCGTCAGCGGAAACAGTTGCCGCAGCCGCTGCAAAATCCGCCAACACGGTGACCGCGCCGATGGTCGGCACTGTCTACATGTCGCCTGCGCCCGGATCGAAGGCTTTCGTGGAGATCGGCCAGATGGTCAAGGAAGGTCAGACAATCCTGATCATCGAAGCCATGAAGACGATGAACCAGATACCCTCGCCGCGGTCCGGCAAGGTCGTCAACATCATGGTCGCTGACGGTGACCCGGTGGAATTCGCCGAACCGATGATTGAGATCGAGTAA
- the aat gene encoding leucyl/phenylalanyl-tRNA--protein transferase yields the protein MQRGAHLQITPDLLLRAYASGLFPMADSADDPEIFWVEPEIRGVVPLDNFHIPKRLARTVRQQPFEIRVNTAFDEVVAACAESVENRPSTWINATITGLYSSLHQLGHAHSVEAWSDGKLVGGLYGVSLRRAFFGESMFSRATDASKICLVHLVERLSERGFVLLDTQFTTDHLKRFGAVDIPRQDYAELLAEALDGPDLPFSDPL from the coding sequence TTGCAGCGCGGCGCGCACCTCCAGATCACACCTGACCTGTTGCTGCGCGCCTATGCCTCGGGCCTGTTTCCGATGGCCGATTCGGCTGATGATCCGGAGATCTTCTGGGTCGAACCGGAAATCCGCGGCGTGGTGCCGCTCGACAACTTCCACATTCCCAAGCGCCTGGCCCGGACTGTGCGGCAACAACCCTTCGAGATACGGGTCAACACCGCTTTTGACGAAGTAGTCGCTGCCTGTGCAGAGAGTGTTGAAAACCGGCCCTCCACCTGGATCAACGCAACGATCACGGGGCTTTACAGCAGCCTTCACCAACTGGGTCACGCCCATTCGGTCGAGGCCTGGAGTGACGGGAAACTGGTGGGTGGGCTTTACGGCGTCTCGCTGCGACGGGCATTTTTCGGCGAAAGCATGTTCAGCCGCGCTACTGACGCCTCGAAAATCTGCCTGGTGCATCTTGTCGAACGTTTGAGTGAGCGCGGATTCGTGCTTCTCGACACCCAGTTCACCACCGACCATCTCAAACGCTTCGGTGCAGTCGACATTCCGCGCCAGGACTACGCCGAACTGCTGGCGGAGGCGCTCGACGGGCCAGATCTGCCGTTTTCCGACCCACTTTGA
- a CDS encoding DsbA family protein: MTFHPRKGLLAALLIGMSTALPLPAAALDDSQKKEFGAFIHEYLLANPEIIEEMSQALEIKKEAESRVMAQAAISSNEDAIFRAPEDIVLGNPDGDVTVVEFYDYNCSFCKRAMNDMVGLLEKDPNVRFVLKEFPILGPDSLAAHRVAMSFRKLAPEHYRDFHVALLGGDVRATEAHAIEVATGFGVDAAALKAGMDDPAIDQSIKQTYELANALGISGTPSFIIGDEAVFGAVGEETLQAKITNMRQCESTVC; this comes from the coding sequence ATGACATTTCATCCCCGCAAAGGCCTGCTGGCCGCCCTTCTCATCGGCATGTCAACGGCATTGCCGCTGCCTGCTGCTGCCCTTGACGACAGCCAGAAAAAGGAATTTGGCGCTTTCATCCACGAGTATTTGCTAGCCAACCCGGAAATCATCGAAGAGATGAGCCAGGCGCTGGAAATCAAGAAGGAAGCTGAAAGCCGGGTCATGGCCCAGGCCGCGATCAGCAGCAACGAGGACGCAATTTTCCGCGCGCCGGAAGACATCGTACTGGGCAACCCCGATGGCGACGTTACCGTGGTCGAGTTCTACGATTACAATTGCAGTTTTTGCAAACGCGCCATGAACGACATGGTGGGTCTCCTGGAAAAGGACCCGAATGTCCGTTTCGTGCTGAAAGAATTTCCGATCCTGGGCCCGGATTCGCTCGCCGCGCACCGGGTCGCCATGTCGTTTCGCAAGCTCGCACCGGAGCATTATCGTGACTTCCACGTCGCGCTGCTGGGTGGTGATGTCCGCGCCACCGAAGCACATGCCATTGAAGTCGCCACCGGGTTCGGCGTTGACGCAGCGGCTTTGAAAGCCGGTATGGACGATCCGGCAATTGATCAGTCAATCAAGCAAACCTATGAACTCGCCAACGCTCTTGGCATTTCAGGTACGCCTTCATTCATCATCGGCGACGAAGCCGTTTTTGGCGCCGTTGGCGAGGAAACGCTGCAAGCCAAGATCACCAATATGCGCCAGTGTGAAAGCACGGTTTGCTAG
- a CDS encoding M48 family metalloprotease produces MPASAQSNVAVVRDAEIETLLKDYATPVLNAAGLNASRVEIVLVNDPGFNAFVDGQRIFVNTGALTAAAVPNEIIGVIAHEAGHLEGGHQQRLREQIATARTLAIVGSLLGAGAIAAGSIAGSSGGAQAGGALITAAPGLAQRNLLSYRRSEEMNADQAAARYLDATKQSIRGMLTTFERFSQSLSLSGIQVDQYQISHPLPRERIALLEELARKSKYFDAQDPKRLNERHQLMRAKIAAYSGGAAAVARLFSKDRGSLAARYGDAIATDLSGNSAASLKKLDALIKEQPKNPYFHEFRGEVLIKLRKSDEAIDAFAKAAKLDAARSPLIRARLGFALVASGKPANMGRAIEELRASLQGEPENYDAYRHLSQAYGQTGDIANAELIMAEGNFRAGNLREAKVFAARALQKLPKGSTSARRANDILTIGK; encoded by the coding sequence TTGCCAGCCAGTGCCCAGAGCAATGTCGCAGTTGTGCGCGACGCGGAAATCGAGACCCTGCTCAAGGACTACGCCACACCGGTGCTCAATGCCGCAGGTCTGAATGCAAGCCGGGTCGAGATTGTTCTGGTCAATGATCCGGGTTTCAACGCGTTCGTTGATGGCCAACGCATCTTCGTCAACACCGGCGCTCTCACCGCAGCAGCCGTACCCAACGAGATCATCGGAGTCATCGCACATGAGGCCGGCCATCTGGAAGGCGGTCATCAACAAAGGCTGCGCGAGCAGATTGCCACGGCCCGCACTCTGGCTATTGTCGGCAGCCTGCTCGGTGCCGGCGCCATCGCCGCTGGCAGCATCGCAGGAAGTTCCGGAGGCGCGCAGGCCGGTGGCGCGTTGATTACTGCCGCACCGGGACTGGCGCAGCGAAACCTGTTGAGCTACCGGCGTTCTGAGGAAATGAATGCCGACCAGGCGGCCGCGCGCTACCTCGACGCCACCAAGCAATCCATCCGCGGCATGCTGACAACCTTCGAACGCTTTTCCCAAAGCCTGTCGCTGTCGGGCATCCAGGTGGACCAGTACCAGATCAGCCATCCGCTGCCGCGTGAACGCATCGCGTTGCTGGAGGAACTTGCGCGCAAGAGCAAATATTTTGACGCGCAGGATCCGAAAAGACTGAATGAACGGCACCAGTTGATGCGGGCCAAGATTGCCGCCTATTCGGGTGGAGCCGCTGCCGTTGCCCGATTGTTTTCCAAGGACCGGGGTTCTCTGGCCGCGCGCTATGGCGACGCAATCGCCACCGACCTTTCCGGCAATTCAGCGGCGTCGCTGAAAAAACTGGATGCCTTGATCAAGGAACAACCCAAGAATCCGTATTTTCATGAGTTCCGCGGCGAAGTCCTGATCAAGCTGCGAAAAAGCGACGAAGCGATCGATGCGTTCGCCAAGGCAGCCAAGCTCGATGCTGCCCGATCGCCGTTGATCCGGGCGCGGCTGGGATTTGCGCTCGTGGCTTCAGGCAAGCCGGCCAATATGGGCCGCGCCATTGAAGAATTGCGCGCATCGCTGCAGGGTGAACCTGAAAACTATGATGCCTACAGGCATCTCTCCCAAGCCTATGGCCAGACAGGCGATATCGCGAACGCCGAACTGATAATGGCGGAGGGCAATTTTCGCGCCGGCAATTTGAGAGAAGCCAAGGTATTCGCAGCCCGCGCCTTGCAGAAGCTGCCAAAAGGTTCGACCAGCGCGCGCCGGGCCAACGACATCTTAACCATCGGGAAATAG
- the accC gene encoding acetyl-CoA carboxylase biotin carboxylase subunit, whose translation MFSKVLIANRGEIALRVLRACKELGIKTVAVHSTADQDAMHVRLADESVCIGPPPSRDSYLNIHQIVAACEITGADAVHPGYGFLSENAKFADILDAHGITFIGPTADHIRLMGDKITAKKTAVSLGIPCVPGSDGEVFDVEQAIKVAEETGYPVLIKATAGGGGKGMKVANNAEELSEALTTARSEALANFGNDAVYMEKYLGRPRHIEVQVLGDGEGNAVHLGERDCSLQRRHQKVWEEANSPSLNENQRMEIGEICAVAMRKLKYRGAGTIEFLYENGEFFFIEMNTRLQVEHTITEAITGIDLVNEQIRIASGGGLSMTQEDIRFHGHAIECRINAEDPNTFVPSPGTITHYHPPGGLGVRVDSGVYQGYKIPPYYDSLIGKLIVHGRTRVECMMRLRRALDEFVVDGINTTIPLFRDLLANPDIANGDYDIHWLEKFLAAKAGK comes from the coding sequence ATGTTCTCCAAGGTTCTCATTGCAAATCGTGGCGAAATCGCACTCAGGGTGTTGCGGGCCTGCAAGGAGCTCGGCATCAAGACCGTCGCGGTGCATTCAACCGCCGACCAGGACGCCATGCATGTGCGCCTGGCCGACGAGAGCGTTTGCATCGGCCCACCGCCATCACGCGACAGCTATCTCAACATTCACCAGATCGTTGCGGCCTGCGAAATCACCGGTGCCGACGCGGTGCATCCGGGCTATGGCTTTTTGTCCGAAAACGCCAAGTTCGCCGATATTCTCGATGCGCATGGCATCACCTTCATAGGCCCGACCGCAGACCATATCCGCCTCATGGGCGACAAGATCACCGCCAAGAAAACCGCTGTATCGCTAGGCATTCCTTGTGTCCCGGGCTCTGATGGCGAGGTGTTCGACGTCGAGCAGGCTATCAAGGTTGCCGAGGAAACCGGTTACCCGGTGCTGATCAAGGCAACCGCTGGCGGTGGCGGCAAGGGCATGAAAGTGGCCAACAATGCCGAAGAACTGTCGGAAGCCCTGACAACGGCGCGATCCGAAGCTCTGGCAAATTTCGGCAATGATGCCGTTTACATGGAAAAATATCTGGGCAGGCCGCGTCACATCGAGGTTCAGGTTCTTGGTGATGGCGAGGGCAATGCGGTCCATCTTGGTGAACGGGATTGTTCATTGCAACGGCGACACCAGAAGGTCTGGGAAGAGGCCAATTCACCTTCGCTGAACGAAAATCAGCGGATGGAAATTGGCGAGATCTGCGCGGTAGCAATGCGTAAGCTGAAATATCGCGGCGCCGGCACCATCGAGTTTCTCTATGAGAACGGCGAATTCTTTTTCATCGAGATGAACACCCGCTTGCAGGTGGAACACACGATCACAGAGGCGATCACCGGCATCGATCTGGTCAACGAGCAGATCCGCATCGCTTCGGGCGGCGGACTTTCGATGACCCAGGAAGACATCCGGTTTCATGGTCACGCCATCGAATGCCGTATCAACGCCGAAGATCCGAACACGTTTGTCCCCTCACCCGGCACAATCACCCATTACCACCCGCCCGGCGGCCTTGGCGTCAGGGTCGATTCCGGCGTCTATCAGGGCTACAAGATACCGCCCTATTACGACAGCCTGATCGGCAAGCTGATCGTACACGGGCGAACCCGGGTGGAATGCATGATGCGGCTGCGACGGGCGCTCGACGAGTTCGTCGTCGATGGCATCAATACCACGATCCCGTTGTTTCGCGATCTTCTTGCCAATCCGGACATCGCAAATGGTGACTATGACATTCACTGGCTGGAAAAGTTTCTTGCGGCCAAAGCAGGAAAATAG
- a CDS encoding OmpA family protein, translating into MTLTRLLLASTAISLVGIGFSHAAPYSQSRVLDAPKSAFSSSVTRVQLSVGDAAAALTAAQTRLAEAEASGGDVAAAQADVAAAQAELGAASAAAEAAPPAPEAEIPVPEAPAASEAAETAPEAAPAEAAPEPAAVAEPAVEEAPAPEPAEEALAPKVEEPAEEPAKEVAPVEAAPEVTPAPAAEAAPEAAVEETAPEVAAPEAEAAPEVQVEVPVEAVPAAPEAPAEAAPAAPEAVTPAPAPTEAAPETEAATEKPVPTPETKPAASEEVPAPDAAPTPAAKPAASEEVPAPDAAPTPKAKPATTEEGPAPEAAPTPAAKPAAPAAETAPAEAAEESKPATQGDGQQTDGAAAPVPETDGAAAPVPEEVLNLPVQDGAPVLDSAKEKPVKGDKPSTAPAASNEPAPPPPASDEEAQAPALRSAPAPEAMSERGERVKERPAREAQTDVTIINQIDNRTLIEVDNRTIIEHDERDRLRAGSEEVYYEQLRGGRVREVIVRPNGVQLVTITNRWGDVVQRSRVMPDGREYVLFFSNANSDGSREAFVDPGRALPPLRLSIPINEYILDSTDAEPSAYLEFLMEPPVEQVERLYTVEEVTRSARLRDKVRRIDLDSLTFEFGKATIAEDQIQRLSDVADAMTDILGNNPAETFLIEGHTDAVGKDEANLVLSDRRAETIAVALSDVFGIPPENMVTQGYGERYLKVSTEAPERLNRRVTIRRITPLVTPVASR; encoded by the coding sequence GTGACATTGACACGACTTTTGCTTGCCTCAACCGCCATAAGCCTTGTTGGTATCGGCTTTTCCCACGCTGCACCGTACAGCCAGTCCCGCGTGCTTGACGCACCGAAATCGGCATTCAGCAGTTCTGTGACCAGAGTGCAGTTGAGCGTCGGCGACGCAGCAGCAGCTTTGACCGCAGCACAGACACGCTTGGCCGAAGCAGAAGCTTCGGGTGGCGATGTGGCAGCCGCGCAGGCGGACGTCGCTGCGGCGCAGGCCGAGCTTGGAGCAGCCAGCGCCGCCGCTGAAGCTGCCCCTCCTGCCCCGGAAGCTGAAATCCCCGTACCCGAAGCTCCCGCCGCGTCGGAAGCAGCCGAGACTGCGCCAGAAGCGGCCCCGGCTGAAGCAGCCCCCGAACCTGCAGCAGTGGCTGAACCGGCTGTCGAAGAGGCCCCCGCACCAGAGCCTGCAGAAGAAGCGCTCGCGCCCAAGGTAGAAGAACCGGCTGAAGAGCCGGCGAAGGAAGTGGCTCCCGTTGAAGCAGCACCGGAGGTGACGCCCGCCCCGGCTGCAGAGGCGGCACCTGAAGCCGCTGTCGAGGAAACCGCACCTGAAGTAGCTGCCCCAGAAGCGGAAGCCGCACCTGAAGTACAGGTCGAGGTGCCCGTGGAAGCAGTTCCCGCTGCACCTGAAGCACCGGCCGAAGCGGCTCCCGCTGCGCCAGAAGCAGTCACGCCGGCACCGGCACCGACCGAAGCAGCCCCCGAAACAGAGGCGGCGACCGAGAAGCCTGTTCCCACTCCGGAAACCAAACCTGCAGCGTCCGAGGAAGTTCCTGCACCGGATGCAGCACCGACGCCGGCTGCAAAACCCGCAGCGTCGGAGGAAGTCCCTGCACCGGATGCAGCACCAACTCCGAAAGCAAAACCCGCCACGACTGAGGAAGGTCCTGCCCCGGAAGCAGCACCGACTCCAGCTGCAAAACCTGCAGCCCCTGCGGCGGAAACCGCACCAGCCGAAGCTGCTGAGGAATCAAAACCCGCAACACAGGGTGATGGCCAGCAGACCGACGGCGCTGCCGCGCCTGTGCCGGAAACCGACGGCGCTGCCGCGCCTGTGCCGGAAGAGGTGCTGAACCTGCCGGTGCAAGATGGCGCTCCGGTGCTCGACAGCGCCAAGGAAAAACCTGTGAAGGGCGACAAGCCGTCCACTGCGCCTGCTGCATCCAACGAGCCTGCTCCACCACCGCCTGCATCAGACGAAGAAGCCCAGGCACCGGCACTGAGAAGCGCTCCTGCGCCGGAAGCGATGTCAGAGCGTGGCGAGCGCGTCAAAGAGCGGCCTGCGCGTGAAGCCCAGACAGATGTGACCATCATCAACCAGATCGACAACCGCACCCTTATTGAAGTCGACAACCGCACCATCATCGAGCATGACGAGCGCGACCGGCTCCGTGCGGGCAGCGAGGAAGTCTATTATGAACAGCTGCGCGGCGGACGGGTGCGTGAAGTCATTGTCCGTCCAAATGGCGTGCAACTGGTGACCATTACCAACCGCTGGGGCGATGTGGTGCAGCGCAGCCGGGTTATGCCGGACGGACGGGAATACGTGTTGTTCTTCTCCAACGCCAATAGCGATGGTTCGCGTGAAGCCTTTGTCGATCCGGGTCGCGCGCTGCCACCGCTGCGGCTGTCTATTCCGATCAACGAATACATCCTTGATTCAACCGACGCTGAACCATCGGCCTATCTGGAGTTCCTGATGGAGCCACCGGTCGAACAGGTCGAGCGCCTGTACACGGTGGAAGAGGTAACCCGGTCTGCCCGGCTGCGTGACAAGGTTCGCCGGATCGACCTTGATTCGCTGACCTTCGAATTTGGCAAGGCGACCATCGCCGAAGACCAGATCCAGCGGCTCTCCGATGTTGCCGACGCCATGACCGATATACTCGGAAACAACCCGGCCGAGACCTTCCTGATCGAAGGCCACACCGATGCTGTTGGCAAGGATGAAGCGAACCTGGTGCTGTCAGACCGTCGCGCAGAAACCATCGCGGTAGCACTGAGCGACGTGTTCGGAATTCCGCCGGAAAACATGGTGACGCAGGGTTATGGCGAACGCTATCTCAAAGTGAGCACCGAAGCGCCTGAACGGTTGAACCGAAGGGTTACCATTCGCCGGATCACCCCGCTGGTCACGCCTGTCGCATCACGTTGA
- a CDS encoding ribonuclease E/G yields MSEKMLIDASHPEETRVVVVRGNRIEEFDFESEHKKQIRGNIYLAKVTRVEPSLQAAFVDYGGNRHGFLAFSEIHPDYYQIPLADRQALLQADAEDAANDPDFESVDEADNGPSKTKSRSKSKAKPAEAEAVDGEDAKTSKSRPRRSRRGKKTGDEVKAEDADAGEAVAEPADDAAETVTADTPAATEETSAASSDDSADSNADAGEDNTDNDDKPTQMSADVEADEISEPAPRRKRRNGGSDNGNDDSDEDSVESVGSEDAMEEVPTRSQRKPRKQYRIQEVIKRRQILLVQVVKEERGNKGAALTTYLSLAGRYSVLMPNTARGGGISRKITNLPDRKRLKEIARELEVPKGMGVILRTAGANRTKVEVKRDFEYLMRLWENVRNLTLKSTAPSLVYEEGSLIKRSIRDLYNKDISEIVVSGEEGYREAKDFMKMLMPSHAKVVQPYRDLHPIFSRSGIETQLDRMLQPQVTLKSGGYIIINQTEALVAIDVNSGRSTREHSIEDTALQTNLEAADEVARQLRLRDLAGLIVIDFIDMEENRNNRAVEKRMKDCLKNDRARIQVGRISHFGLLEMSRQRIRASVLESTMQICPTCGGNGHIRSESSVALHVLRGVEEYLLKNTTHDIIVRTTADTALYMLNHKRDTVVDLENRFGVSISFSADEAVGANHFAIDRGAAVESPVNIEHITVNTPAYPEDDDDPEIVEETPEDSAETEETLEVVQAESNPEREDGQGKKRRRRRRRGGRKPDGENGNGDEQTASSDDSSDASDNENDDASSDDETSASDGDSDDQHRGKRRRRGKRGGRRNREEDATESTENNGEAAQPVAAEASTGDGDAVTAEVPEAAVAAEAAPAVAAAEPEAEPAKPAKPARRPRRTKAQIAADKAAEAEAASAPVEPAPSTEEVSVPVEATEVVAETAAPEEAKQSEAPEAVVDIAAAATAPVVTSSTAPDEAKKPKKGGWWQKRGFF; encoded by the coding sequence ATGTCAGAAAAAATGCTTATCGACGCTTCCCATCCCGAGGAGACACGCGTCGTTGTCGTTCGTGGAAACCGCATAGAAGAATTCGATTTCGAATCGGAACACAAAAAACAGATTCGTGGAAATATCTACCTGGCAAAGGTCACACGCGTGGAGCCATCGCTCCAGGCAGCCTTTGTCGATTATGGCGGCAATCGCCACGGCTTCCTGGCTTTCTCGGAAATTCACCCGGACTATTACCAGATCCCGCTGGCCGATCGCCAGGCGCTGCTTCAGGCTGACGCCGAAGACGCGGCCAATGATCCAGACTTTGAAAGCGTCGACGAAGCCGACAACGGACCCAGCAAAACAAAGTCCAGGTCAAAATCAAAGGCAAAGCCGGCTGAGGCCGAAGCTGTTGATGGCGAAGACGCCAAGACAAGCAAGTCGCGTCCACGCCGCAGCCGCCGGGGCAAGAAGACCGGCGACGAGGTCAAGGCCGAAGATGCAGACGCCGGCGAGGCCGTAGCGGAACCTGCAGATGATGCCGCCGAAACGGTGACTGCCGACACTCCGGCTGCAACTGAAGAAACATCCGCTGCAAGCAGCGATGATTCCGCAGATTCAAACGCTGACGCTGGCGAAGACAACACCGACAACGATGACAAGCCGACCCAAATGTCGGCAGATGTCGAAGCCGATGAAATCTCCGAGCCGGCACCGCGCCGCAAGCGCAGAAACGGCGGCAGCGACAACGGCAATGACGACAGTGACGAGGATTCGGTTGAATCCGTCGGCTCCGAAGACGCGATGGAAGAAGTCCCGACGCGGTCGCAGCGCAAGCCGCGCAAGCAGTACCGCATTCAGGAAGTCATCAAGCGCCGCCAGATCCTGCTGGTTCAGGTGGTCAAGGAAGAACGCGGCAACAAGGGCGCAGCGCTCACCACCTATCTGTCGCTGGCAGGCCGTTATTCGGTGCTGATGCCGAACACCGCCCGTGGCGGCGGTATCTCGCGCAAGATCACCAACCTGCCCGATCGCAAGCGTCTCAAGGAAATCGCCCGCGAACTGGAAGTGCCGAAGGGCATGGGCGTCATCCTGCGCACCGCCGGCGCCAACCGCACCAAGGTCGAGGTCAAGCGCGACTTCGAATACCTCATGCGGTTGTGGGAGAACGTACGCAACCTGACGCTGAAGTCGACGGCGCCAAGCCTCGTCTACGAGGAAGGCAGCCTGATCAAGCGGTCGATCCGTGACCTTTACAACAAGGACATCTCGGAAATCGTCGTCTCCGGCGAGGAAGGCTACCGCGAAGCCAAGGACTTCATGAAGATGCTGATGCCGAGCCACGCCAAGGTGGTTCAGCCCTATCGCGACCTGCATCCGATTTTCTCACGCTCGGGCATCGAAACCCAGCTTGACCGCATGCTGCAGCCGCAGGTGACACTGAAGTCCGGCGGCTACATCATCATCAACCAGACCGAAGCGCTGGTCGCCATCGACGTCAACTCCGGTCGTTCGACCCGCGAGCACTCGATCGAAGACACGGCGTTGCAAACCAACCTGGAAGCAGCCGACGAAGTCGCACGGCAACTCAGACTGCGCGACCTGGCCGGGCTTATCGTCATCGACTTCATCGACATGGAAGAAAACCGCAACAACCGCGCGGTTGAAAAGCGGATGAAGGATTGCCTGAAAAACGATCGCGCCCGCATCCAGGTCGGCCGGATCTCGCATTTCGGCCTTCTGGAAATGTCACGTCAGCGGATCAGGGCGTCAGTGCTGGAAAGCACCATGCAGATCTGCCCGACATGCGGTGGCAATGGCCATATCCGGTCGGAGTCTTCGGTGGCACTGCACGTGCTGCGCGGCGTCGAGGAATATCTGCTCAAGAACACCACGCACGATATCATCGTGCGCACCACGGCAGACACCGCGCTCTACATGCTCAATCACAAGCGCGACACGGTTGTCGATCTGGAAAATCGTTTCGGCGTTTCGATCAGCTTCTCGGCAGATGAAGCAGTCGGGGCCAACCACTTCGCCATCGATCGCGGCGCGGCGGTGGAATCGCCAGTCAATATCGAGCACATCACCGTCAACACGCCTGCCTATCCGGAGGATGATGACGATCCGGAGATTGTCGAGGAAACTCCTGAAGACAGCGCAGAGACCGAAGAGACATTAGAGGTCGTTCAGGCTGAGAGCAATCCCGAGCGCGAAGACGGCCAAGGCAAGAAGCGCCGCAGACGGCGTCGGCGCGGCGGTCGCAAGCCTGATGGCGAAAACGGCAATGGCGACGAGCAGACTGCCTCATCAGATGACAGCTCTGACGCCAGCGATAACGAGAATGACGATGCGTCCTCTGACGATGAAACCTCAGCCTCCGACGGCGACAGCGACGATCAGCATCGTGGCAAGCGCCGCCGGCGCGGCAAGCGCGGCGGACGCCGCAACCGCGAAGAGGACGCAACCGAGTCAACGGAAAACAATGGCGAAGCCGCACAGCCGGTTGCAGCAGAAGCCTCAACAGGTGATGGCGATGCCGTGACCGCTGAGGTTCCCGAAGCCGCTGTTGCAGCCGAGGCTGCGCCTGCAGTTGCTGCAGCCGAGCCTGAAGCTGAACCGGCAAAACCTGCCAAGCCCGCTCGGCGCCCGCGCCGCACCAAGGCGCAGATCGCCGCGGACAAGGCTGCGGAAGCCGAAGCTGCTTCAGCTCCTGTCGAACCGGCTCCAAGCACTGAGGAAGTCAGCGTCCCTGTCGAGGCAACGGAAGTGGTTGCTGAAACCGCTGCACCCGAGGAAGCCAAACAGTCCGAAGCGCCTGAAGCGGTTGTCGATATCGCTGCAGCCGCCACAGCGCCGGTGGTGACGTCGTCCACCGCGCCTGACGAAGCCAAGAAGCCCAAAAAGGGCGGCTGGTGGCAGAAGCGCGGTTTCTTTTGA
- a CDS encoding aminotransferase class I/II-fold pyridoxal phosphate-dependent enzyme: MDVLAEATRLKSLGNDVISMAVGQPAHPAPQLALTAAARALEAGRLGYTDALGLKSLRQAIATRYQSQYGIELDPRRVAVTTGSSAAFNLAFLQLFNPGDLVVITRPGYPAYRNILSALGLKVVEIAVGADTGHALTPAAIEAAEREAGARVAGVLIASPANPTGAVHSRQAITDLDAWCAERGVAFISDEIYHGLTWSGEETTALSVSDNAVVINSFSKYFCMTGWRIGWMVLPEDLVRPVECLAQSLYISPPELSQIAAEAALAGIAEMEAVRAGYQINRSLLAKRLPELALPFAAPMDGAFYAWVDVSGHTNDSMAFAHQMLADIHVAATPGRDFDPVDGARFMRFSYAGSHADMTTALDRIEHWLGKR; this comes from the coding sequence ATGGACGTTCTGGCCGAAGCAACGCGGCTCAAAAGCTTAGGCAATGACGTCATTTCCATGGCGGTGGGCCAGCCGGCGCATCCCGCGCCTCAACTTGCGCTGACTGCCGCCGCTCGTGCGCTCGAAGCCGGGCGTTTGGGATACACCGATGCGCTTGGCCTCAAGAGCTTGCGTCAGGCGATCGCCACCCGTTACCAGAGCCAATATGGCATTGAGCTTGATCCGCGCCGCGTCGCCGTGACAACCGGTTCCTCGGCGGCGTTCAATCTGGCTTTCCTGCAGCTCTTCAATCCCGGCGATCTGGTGGTCATCACGCGGCCCGGTTACCCTGCCTACCGCAACATCCTGTCCGCCTTGGGTCTCAAGGTTGTCGAGATCGCGGTCGGGGCGGACACCGGACACGCGCTGACGCCCGCAGCCATCGAGGCCGCCGAACGCGAAGCCGGCGCCCGGGTAGCAGGCGTGCTGATTGCCAGCCCGGCCAATCCCACCGGCGCGGTGCATTCAAGACAGGCCATCACAGATCTCGATGCCTGGTGCGCCGAGCGCGGCGTGGCCTTCATTTCTGATGAAATCTATCATGGCCTGACCTGGAGTGGCGAGGAGACAACCGCCCTGTCGGTCTCCGATAACGCCGTGGTGATCAATTCATTCTCGAAATATTTCTGCATGACCGGCTGGCGCATCGGCTGGATGGTGCTGCCCGAAGATCTGGTGCGGCCGGTCGAATGCCTGGCCCAAAGCCTTTATATCAGCCCGCCGGAATTGTCGCAGATAGCGGCAGAGGCCGCTTTGGCTGGCATCGCCGAGATGGAAGCAGTGCGCGCCGGCTACCAGATAAACCGATCATTGCTGGCCAAGCGTCTGCCGGAACTTGCCTTGCCGTTTGCAGCGCCGATGGACGGCGCGTTTTACGCCTGGGTGGATGTGTCGGGACATACCAACGATTCCATGGCCTTTGCCCACCAGATGCTGGCCGACATTCATGTCGCGGCAACGCCGGGCAGGGATTTCGATCCTGTAGACGGTGCACGGTTCATGCGGTTTTCCTATGCCGGCAGTCACGCTGACATGACCACCGCGCTCGACCGGATAGAACACTGGCTCGGCAAACGCTGA